The genomic stretch CACTTCACCGTGAATTCCTTATCAAGACCCATGAATATTCGATCCAACTTTTTAACAAATGACAAGAATGAATTACCTCCGAGGTAATCTTTCCTTTGTAAACCACACCAAATGAACCCCTTCCTACCTCTTCTCTCAATCCATCTCGTGCGATTCAAGCTTCTTGTAAGTGAACCTATGCACATTATTGTGCTCGAGAATAGATTCTCTCTGTTGTTCATCATATCCTTGGAATTGTTTTCTTTTATGCTTGaacaaaattattaaaataacaGCGGTTAAAACAACAAAATTGACAGTTGCGGAACCACCCAATAAGCCTTTGAGTAGAGCATTACTCTTATATTTTACTTCAGGAGGAATGAAAAGACTGTTTGGATCGCTACTAGCATTACCGACTCCTACCTTAAGCCAAGTCACCGATAATTGCCACCGCCTGTCTTCCGTTGGAGATAGGCCACCTCTTCTTCCAACAAGCGAACCACCGAAAATGACAGCAGCACAAAAGCAATCATTCAGACAGTAGTTCTTACAATCCTCCTCACTGGAAGTATTAAGCCTTGCGTAATCTCCAAACATCAAATTTGTATTCTTAAGCTGGATCAACTCGTATTCACTCTTCACACCACCTTCAAAGTTTTCACAATTGTCTAGGATGAAGTCTGGTTTACAGCTCCCACGAATATCATTAGGATCCAACAACGAGTATTTAGTCGGGCGATTACACACAAGTGTTGATGATCATCGATACGCAAATGCTGTTATAGCCACAAGCTCCACTGCCTAAATCATTTGATCCTATCGTACATATATTATCAGGTAAAGATTTAATCTCGGACCAATCGACTCCAGAGTCTCCAGTTGAAGCTCTTGGGTAGGAATACCAGGTTAGCACCCCGTTATAATTCAGTGTTGCTCTCTGATAATAAACCTTGGTTGATAGGGTAATATTACTCATGAGATCAACCTTGGAATCATTAGTGTTGCTAACATAATAAGGATCATAGGCAAAATCGGTAGTTACATCCCTAGTATTAAGGACGAGGTTTCCATCATCAAGCAAGCGGAGCTGGAACCTTCCTTTGGTGAAATTAGACTCTGACATCCGAGAATCAACCTCCGTACCTGCTTCCAAAACCTGTGAAGGAAGCAAGGTGTCTGTTGGAAACTTAAAGGTCTCCCACAGAGTATCATTGGTGCTACTTTTCGAACAAAGTTACCGATCATTCATGAACCCGAATCGACGAGCGGCCCCGCTACTAAATTCAATCGTAGTATTCCGTGACTTCCTTGAGGATCACTTAGAATTAGACCCTCATCACCATTTTCAGATTAGTTTCGATCCCGTGAAACAGGTTACCATCATTTGCATACCATACAATTGTATCAGGTATCTTAGCATACCAAATGGAAAGTAAGAAGAGATTATCAGCAGTAGTAGTGTTATTGTTGGTAGGAAACGGGTGAAAGCCAAAGGCAAAATCGCCTGACGGAGAGAGAATTGCAGTCCCATTAGAGTTGGCTATAAGGGATTGCCCTATCGAAAATTTGCCAGTATTTTGTGAAGAAATAGATGAAGATTGCATGAAGATTATTGCTAAGTATAAGACGAGGATACAAGATAAAGGCCAAGCCATTGGTAAACTGAATTCAGATGTTGCCAAATTTTGAGATAGATTATACTGTATATAGCTGACGAAACAGAAAATTACCTACCTACCTTAATAAGACTTTAGCTGCTCTTAAGAAAAGTCTTAATAAGACTTTAGCTGCTCTTAAGATTGCTTAGTGTAGTTACTGTATAATATTCAACACGTTAGTTCAAAAGACCCGCCTCGGAGATAAGACCTGCTATTGAGTATTGACCCTTTATAGTTTGCCATTTTAGCAACTTATTAAGACCacaacagtaaaaaaaaaaatgacatcACAATTGTGGAAAACGGAAGAGAGAAAGCGCAAGGAAATCTCAAAATATGAGTGAAACGAATATATATGAAGTATATGTGATTTGTGAAAATAAATGACAGCAATCAAAACTAGGTATCAACCGTAAGAATTGTTGTTTCGTAAGCAGTTTGTTCCTTACATACTGCACCTTCGACAACAAATGATTTCTAACCCCGAAACTGTAGACGTCAACAAATAGTGTACTCGTCAGGGTGGCCGTTCTTAAATTCATTGACAGGATGGCGGACCCATTTGGGACATATTTCACAGCCATGAACAACGTCACGACCTGATGGACAAAGACGACAAACAACAGAATCAAAACACAATCAATCTGCTGCTAATATTTTGCTATCAATAAAAATTTATAAGCTGGGACTTACAACGGCCAGGGCCATCCAAGGTAACACAAGAATCGACCTCGTATTCACCCAGATAACCAAACAACTCTGCAAAGAAGAGACGAGACACAGGGCGGCGCCCAGCAGTAGTATTCTTAGCTCGAAAGTTGCAGTGGGCCCAAAATCCATCATCAAATTCACCACTGTAGCTCCCAAGGGTCTCCTCAAGCACATAGTTAGTGGACTGTAATCAGTAAAAGATTGAACCCCAcggaaataattaattatatttcaAGGCAAATATAAAATGACACAGACACAAAGGAAATTCGTTGTCTATATTGTTTACTCTTCCGTACTTGATTAGTTAGTCGCATTTCTCAAATAAAACAAAAACTCATATATTGCCAATAAAGCAAATTCAGAACTTTAATGGATGGAAAAATAAACTATATTaacaagaaaaaggaaataaggaaTACAAACATGTTTGTCGTTGTAGAATTTCAGAGCTTGTGATGCTCTAGTATGATCTCTTTCAGTAAGGTACTCCTCCTCATTCTCCTCAAGGTCtttcaaatttacatcaaatttcgcAAACCATTCTTCACCACTAAAATTCCAGGACAGAAAGAATATTTGTTAGTAAGGGCTCGTTTGGTTGCCTAAATATATTGTAACTGAATAACATAAACACAAATCAACACCCATATATATGTAAGTAAAATATTCGAACACAAAACACACCCAACTCGCATGtgaaataaaaaaagaaattaaaggaGATGGAGCAATTAAAGGAGCTCGAGGCCTCCCTACTAATAGCATAAATTAACATATGGGTATCTAAACCCTCCGATTTGTGGGAAGATGTCGAGATCAACCTAACGCGGTAACCATAGTTGAGGCTTGTCACTTATTAGGAATCCTAAGATAAGATGTTGAAATAGCTATTACTTGGTTTTGGCTAAATGACCAAGAAATTCCAAAATAAGAGTTAAGCACGGTGGGGGTGGGGGGAGGTTTGGGGTCGGACGTACCTTTTGGGAAAATTTTTCTTCTTACAGTAATCCTCCCATTCAGCATCCTCTTTGCGCATATCAATACCAGGAGTATCGAAAAGGTCACTGTAATCTGGACAGACTCCATCTTCTAAAGGTGCATCCCAGTCCTCACTGGGATCAAATCAAACTCATAAAATAATCATCATGAAAGTGAAATGAATATGAAACAAATAAAAGCACGTACATTACTTCGCGAAAGGACTCCCTAATCCTTTCAGCAGCGCCAAGTCTTGGATCTCGGCTAAATTTCCTCCTTTTCACCACAGCTTTTTCATTGTTGATTACCTTTTTAGGTATCGAGACCATTGAATCATCATCATCTGAACTCGTCTTATCAGCCAGGTAACtgcagatgatgatgatgatgatagggATTAAAAAATACAGTAATAATCATGATTCATGTTCGTTTGTTCATTCAATTCGTGTATTATTATAATCGCCACTTATTATGAATAAAAAAGCGTACCTTGTGTCGAgatcattcttcttcttcttcttctgcttGTTCTCTTGCCGTGGAGCTTTGTTCTTTCCATTCTCGCCGGATTTACGTCGTCTGGTTCTGCTGTTAACCCTGCGAACCATCTTCCTTAGATAACGTGTGATTTAAGTCACCAAACCCTAACAGAGATATATGTGTACTTTTTTTTTTCCGCaattcttctatatatatatatggaaaaTGAGATGGCGCCACACGGTGGTACTCAATTTGAGCGCCACCGATGGCATTATTGTAATTTACTTAACATTTTTGTTTTTCTCTCCAagattttgaatttcaaattagTTATATAATAAAGAGTATTTTTGGAACTTTATATCAAGCACTACATCTAATTAATTGAAGTTTTAGAGCTAAATTGCACGGAGTAATTAAATAGATCTTCTAGCAATGAAACATCAAGCGTATTTTAACATGTCCACTATCTATTTGTAATCTTCAATGGCGTCGTGGCTTTGGTATCTCATGCAGTAAATGGTTAGTAGTTCTTTAACAAGGAAGAGAGATTGGCAATTGGTAAATATGTTGTGTCTTCTCCTTAATCATCCTAAGGCTCGTGTATTAATTTTCGTGTGTTAGATTCTGGTCGAAATTAAGAACAAGTGCATACGATTCAATTAAATGAGAATGTGTGATGATCAGAAAATATACATAGAAATATGATGCAACATCTTGTTAAATAATGATTTTACTTGTAATGGATCATACCTTATTATGGATTCATTCAATAATTATTGATTGATTTAACAATTTCATTCTCAAAATTTTGATTTAATTTACAATCATCGACTGATTCAAACACTCAACAAGAAGTACGTAGTTTAATTACATTTTTAGCCTTTGTAATTTTGGCGCAAAAATTAAAGGTGAaactttcattttatttattatattattttagtTAGGGTGGCACTTAAATTCGGTGCCACCTGGTGACGCCCTATCACCGTTTATAACATGGAACGAGTCAATAAGCGAATAGCCCAATATGATACAAATCAGAATCAGAATTAAAACAAAATATAAGAGCCctctgttgatggatttgatggtTAATATGATACTACTAGTTATCACCCCATTTCTTGCACAAGGTAGGCTGCTTTTGTGCAAAGTAGTCTATTCATATTAAGCTTATGTGAATTGATCTTTCTTTGATGGATTTGATGGTTAATATCTTTAGGAATGGATCATGGAGCAATGGG from Silene latifolia isolate original U9 population chromosome 5, ASM4854445v1, whole genome shotgun sequence encodes the following:
- the LOC141655754 gene encoding G-type lectin S-receptor-like serine/threonine-protein kinase LECRK3 produces the protein MAWPLSCILVLYLAIIFMQSSSISSQNTGKFSIGQSLIANSNGTAILSPSGDFAFGFHPFPTNNNTTTADNLFLLSIWYAKIPDTIVLEAGTEVDSRMSESNFTKGRFQLRLLDDGNLVLNTRDVTTDFAYDPYYVSNTNDSKVDLMSNITLSTKVYYQRATLNYNGVLTWYSYPRASTGDSGVDWSEIKSLPDNICTIGSNDLGSGACGYNSICVSMIINTCGVKSEYELIQLKNTNLMFGDYARLNTSSEEDCKNYCLNDCFCAAVIFGGSLVGRRGGLSPTEDRRWQLSVTWLKVGVGNASSDPNSLFIPPEVKYKSNALLKGLLGGSATVNFVVLTAVILIILFKHKRKQFQGYDEQQRESILEHNNVHRFTYKKLESHEMD
- the LOC141656253 gene encoding uncharacterized protein LOC141656253, producing MVRRVNSRTRRRKSGENGKNKAPRQENKQKKKKKNDLDTSYLADKTSSDDDDSMVSIPKKVINNEKAVVKRRKFSRDPRLGAAERIRESFREVIEDWDAPLEDGVCPDYSDLFDTPGIDMRKEDAEWEDYCKKKNFPKSGEEWFAKFDVNLKDLEENEEEYLTERDHTRASQALKFYNDKHSTNYVLEETLGSYSGEFDDGFWAHCNFRAKNTTAGRRPVSRLFFAELFGYLGEYEVDSCVTLDGPGRCRDVVHGCEICPKWVRHPVNEFKNGHPDEYTIC